CTGAAGATTCTGCCAACCAAAGGGCACCATTCACATCTTTGAAAGGTGATCTATTAATCTGTTTACTTACAGGTTGTAAGTGAGAGGAACAAAAGAAATAGAGAAAAGCAAATAACTAAGCATACTTGTGGTACAAAGTCTTTTGCAGAAGTAGAGGAATCTACAGTAAAAATATATTTAGTCCCCTACTATCACATACGCTTCtttgttatttatatatttatatatttgctTATATATTTTTTGTCCAAAATTATATTGCAGAGAAATCCTATTACTGGAGAAATAGACACACCAGATAAAGTTTGGGAGATCCAACATACACGCAAGGATGATAGAGGAGAATTGGTGTGGGTGGATCCACAATCCCAACAAATTCATGTAATTATCTAAAATCATAGACTATTATCTTTCTGTTTCTGTAAGTTACATTCAGtgtgttttataatattttgatGTAAATGATTAAGCATAAATCCAGGGTCAACTCCAAGAAGTTGTCACTCAGCAACAATCTGAAGAGATCGAGCATCCTATGACTAGAGATGAGATTTTATCCACCGTTCTTGGTGAGAGAACAGGTTATGTTCGTGGAAAAGGATACGGAAAGAAGCCTCCTAAAAAGAGTAATATGCAGCAGGCAAGCATAGAGTCCAGCGTGTCTTTCGCTATGGAAATTATGCGTCCAAAGATGCAAGCCGAGATGGATAGAAAGTTGCAAGAAGAACGTGAACAAATGGCTGCTCAGTTGCAAAGAAATATGGAACTTGAGTTGCAAAGGAAGTTGGCAGAGGAGCGTGAACAGTCAAGTGTAGAAGTAGACAAGAGGATCCATCTAGAAGTGGACAAGAGGATGCATGAACAATTTGCTAGTTTGATGACCAGAATGCTACAACAGGTACTTGCTCCGCTGCTTCTTAACAATTCTTCTTCCTTCTCAGCATTTCTTCTTCCTTCATTCGGGACAATTCTTCTGTCACTTGCTCCATATTTTCTTGTCAACTTCTCCTTCTTTAACTTTTATCCTCTTGATAATAGACTATTGGGCTATTTTTTGTTTATGTGAAATCTAGATTTTTGCAAACGTTGGGCTTCAGGGGCTTAGTTGATAATAGACTATTGGGCTGTTTTTAGTCTATATGAAATGTGAATTTTGCAAACCTTAGTTTATGTGAAATATGTACAGTAGCTGCTTCAGGGGCTGCTGCTGCGGTTTCTTTGCAAACCTTAGTTGTGTGGGTTGCTGCTGCTGTTTAGTTGGTACTTGTGTGGTTTCTCCTGGTGTTGATTCATGACTATGAGGCTAGTAGAAGGATGTAAAGGGAATTGAGGGAGTGGACAAGATGCCAATGAAGCATAAGTTTGTCCTAAATATGAAACCAATAACTCTTTTTAGATAAAAAGAAGCACATCATCTTTAAACATAGTAGACCCCCTTTAAACTAAATCAAAAGGATCAGAATCTTTTGACAAGAAGTGCTTAATTAAATTCTAGCTGATGACTTAGGCTAATGCAAGAGCTAGGCATGAAAAAATTCAAGTGTTCACTCTTAATGTAGCATAACTGGAAAAAGTAGGATTCTTTTTTGTTTAAGTATCACTTCTTTTACATACTACCTGAAAGGACCAGAATAGTGATAAAACAAGGATATTTTGTTTAAGTATCACTTCTTTTATATACTAGTTGTGGACCAGAATGGTGATAAAATGTAACCATCATGGATTCAGTAAATGATATTTTGTGAAAGGATTAACGACCTGCAAAAGTAGGATTCAAGTTATAATTACATCATCTTCAACTGGTAGTAGAAAACTCGATCGGAAGGTTAGTTTTACTTACTGTTGTCCACACATCAACCTTAAAGCTATTAAACCTTTGGGCAAATTTAGAGTAAACTGGGAATCAGCTGAGACCCTTTTGTTATCCTTGAAGTTTTTCTATGCATGTTTTTTGATATAAAAAATATCATTatgttctatatatatatatatatatatatatatatatatatatatatatatatatatatatatatatatatatatatatatatatatatatatatatatatatatatatatatatatatatatatatatatataatggtatCGTGCAAGGATGGTGTCGACCAAGGAGCAGTTACAAGGCACTTAATATTTTGTCTTTTTTGGGATATGTATATGCGTACAATTATATtacaatgcataatgaagtgTAGATCTACGGTAAAAATATATTTAGTCCCCTACTATCACATACGCTTCTTTGTTATTTACATATTTATATATTTGCTTATATATTTTTTGTCCAAAATTATATTGCAGAGAAATCCTATTACTGGAGAAATAGACACACCAGATAAAGTTTGGGAGATCCAACATACACGCAAGGATGATAGAGGAGAATTGGTGTGGGTGGATCCACAATCCCAACAAATTCATGTAATTATCTAAAATCATAGACTATTATCTTTCTGTTTCTGTAAGTTACATTCAGtgtgttttataatattttgatGTAAATGATTAAGCATAAATCCAGGGTCAACTCCAAGAAGTTGTCACTCAGCAACAATCTGAAGAGATCGAGCATCCTATGACTAGAGATGAGATTTTATCCACCGTTCTTGGTGAGAGAACAGGTTATGTTCGTGGAAAAGGATACGGAAAGAAGCCTCCTAAAAAGAGTAATATGCAGCAGGCAAGCATAGAGTCCAGTGTGTCTTTCGCTATGGAAATTATGCGTCCAAAGATGCAAGCCGAGATGGATAGAAAGTTGCAAGAAGAACGTGAACAAATGGCTGCTCAGTTGCAAAGAAATATGGAACTTGAGTTGCAAAGGAAGTTGGCAGAGGAGCGTGAACAGTCAAGTGTAGAAGTAGACAAGAGGATCCATCTAGAAGTGGACAAGAGGATGCATGAACAATTTGCTAGTTTGATGACTAGAATGCTAGAACAGGTACTTGCTCCGCTGCTTCTTAACAATTCTTCTTCCTTCTCGGCATTTCTTCTTCCTTCATTCGGGACAATTCTTCTGTCACTTGCTCCATATTTTCTTGTCAACTTCTCCTTCTTTAACTTTTATCCTCTTGATAATAGACTATTGGGCTATTTTTTGTTTATGTGAAATCTAGATTTTTGCAAACGTTGGGCTTCAGGGGCTTAGTTGATAATAGACTATTGGGCTGTTTTTAGTCTATATGAAATGTGAATTTTGCAAACCTTAGTTTATGTGAAATATGTACAGTAGCTGCTTCAGGGGCTGCTGCTGCGGTTTCTTTGCAAACCTTAGTTGTGTgggctgctgctgctgctgtttaGTTGGTACTTGTGTGGTTTCTCCTGGTGTTGATTCATGACTATGAGGCTAGTAGAAGGATGTAAATGGAATTGAGGGAGTGGACAAGATGCCAATGAAGCATAAGTTTGTCCTAAATATGAAACCAATAACTCTTTTTAGATAAAAAGAAGCACATCATCTTTAAACTTAGTAGACCCCCTTTAAACTAAATCAAAAGGATCAGAATCTTTTGACAAGAAGTGCTTAATTAAATTCTAGCTGATGACTTAGGCTAATGCAAGAGCTAGGCATGAAAAAATTCAAGTGTTCACTCTTAATGTAGCATAACTGGAAAAAGTAGGATTCTTTTTTGTTTAAGTATCACTTCTTTTACATACTACCTGAAAGGACCAGAATAGTGATAAAACAAGGATATTTTGTTTAAGTATCACTTCTTTTATATACTAGTTGTGGACCAGAATGGTGATAAAATGTAACCATCATGGATTCAGTAAAGGATATTTTGTGAAAGGATTAACGACCTGCAAAAGTAGGATTCAAGTTATAATTACATCATCTTCAACTGGTAGTAGAAAACTCGATCGGAAGGTTAGTTTTACTTACTGTTGTCCACACATCAACCTTAAAGCTATTAAACCTTTGGGCAAATTTAGAGTAAACTGGGAATCAGCTGAGACCCTTTTGTTATCCTTGAAGTTTTTCTATGCATGTTTTTTGATATAAAAAATATCATTAtgttccttatatatatatatatatatagtttttttaGGAGGGACAATGCACTTAAACAATGGTATCGTGTAAGGATGGTGTCGACCAAGGAGCAGTTACAAGGCACTTAATATTTTGTCTTTTTTGGGATATGTATATGCGTACAATTATATtacaatgcataatgaagtgTAGATCTACGGTAAAAATATATTTAGTCCCCTACTATTACATACGCTTCTTTGTTATTTACATATTTATATATTTGCTTATATATTTTTTGTCCAAAATTATATTGCAGAGAAATCCTATTACTGGAGAAATAGACACACCAGATAAAGTTTGGGAGATCCAACATACACGCAAAGATGATAGAGGAGAATTGGTGTGGGTGGATCCACAATCCCAACAAATTCATGTAATTATCTAAAATCATAGACTATTATCTTTCTGTTTCTGCAAATTACATTCAGtgtgttttataatattttgatGTAAATGATTAAGCATAAATCCAGGGTCAACTCCAAGAAGTTGTCACTCAGCAACAATCTGAAGAGATCGAGCATCCTATGACTAGAGATGAGATTTTATCCACCGTTCTTGGTGAGAGAACAGGTTATGTTCACGGAAAAGGATACGGAAAGAAGCCTCCTAAAAAGAGTAATATGCAGCAGGCAAGCGTAGAGTCCAGCGTGTCTTTCGCTATGGAAATTATGCGTCCAAAGATGCAAGCCGAGATGGATAGAAAGTTGCAAGAAGAACGTGAACAAATGGCTGCTCAGTTGCAAAGAAATATGGAACTTGAGTTGCAAAGGAAGTTGGCAGAGGAGCGTGAAAAGTCAAGTGTAGAAGTAGACAAGAGGATCCATCTAGAAGTGGACAAGAGGATGCATGAACAATTTGCTAGTTTGATGACCAGAATGCTACAACAGGTACTTGCTCCGCTGCTTCTTAACAATTCTTCTTCCTTCTCGGCATTTCTTCTTCCTTCATTCGGGACAATTCTTCTGTCACTTGCTCCATATCTTCTTGTCAACTTCTCCTTCTTTAACTTTTATCCTCTTGATAATAGACTATTGAGCTGTTTTTTGTTTATGTGAAATCTAGATTTTTGCAAACGTTGGGCTTCAGGGGCTTAGTTGATAATAGACTATTGGGCTGTTTTTAGTCTATATGAAATCTGAATTTTGCAAACCTTAGTTTATGTGAAATATGTACCATAGCAAAGAAATATGGAACTTGGGTTGCAAAGGAAGTTGGCAGAGGAGCGTGAACAGTCAAGTGTAGAAGTAGacaagagcagttacaagacacttaatattttatcttttttgggATATGTATATGCGTACAATTATATtacaatgcataatgaagtgTAGTTTTGTATTATGAATTGACCTTTTTAGtaatgaaaatatttataatattcaGTTTGAGAAAttcttttggtatttttaaatattattggttgCTTTTTATATTGGtattcaatttatgtgaatataCAGTCATTAAATTTAGAGAATTCGGTTCCTACCGGAAATATATATAATTTCGTCATTATGTAGTTTTTGAGAAGATAAGTTTTAGTGGCGACATTATTTTGTCACAAAATATAATGTTAAATTTGCCAATCTTCATTTTGCAGCGACTTTAGTTGCTACAGAAAGATATTGTGTATTTCATGGTTTATTATATTGTAGCAACACGGGTCGCTACTAATAGTTATTTATAGTGGCGGACCTTAACTTGCCACTAAAAAAAAGTTTTGGCAGCGATAGTACTCACCACTAAAGATGAATATCAGTGGCGACAAAGCTAATTTTCTATTCTTGTGGAGCCAATTTTGTAGCGAGGTTTCTCACCTTTTGTGGCAACTGTATCGCCGCAAAATGTACCGCTTTTAGCGGCGACTTTGCTTTGTCGCCACAAATACATTTCAGGCACGCTTTTTCTTGTAGCAACACAAATGTAGCCACTGATAACATGTAGCAGCGACTTTAGTCGCCGCAATAAAGCTAATTTCTTGTAGTGCAtgaatggaaggcaatgcttagccttatgcagatatggagttagggattagactcatgtaagattggagatagggcttagtctcatgcagagagaaggcagtgcttagccttatgcagatatggagtcagagattagactcatgcaagattggagacagggcttagtctcatgtagagagaaggcagtgcttagccttacacaggtatggaggtagagcttaacctcatgcaaagaaagggtagtgcttagccttatgcgaatatggagttagggattagactcatgcaagcgTGGAGtaagagattagactcatgcaaagagcGAATAACAGATAAGGGTAGGGTATGTCTTAACTTTGATATATTCAATGTCTGATGGCCGGATGGAtggtgaatttgctttgtgtatacaGGTTTCACAAATGCTACCgttacgtcaaatgtgcctgcgttcaaagaaaaattgtaagttttagGAGGGAAGGTTGCTTCTTGCTTCGTCAGCCGACCTTGCTCTGCTCTGCTCTGGAAGCCCCCttcgagttcccctaggtagCACCTGACCATTATGAAAAGTagaattttcgaaaaatatgaaTTCATTGATAAGATAGAATCATTTTGGaagcgtattgatatatcaagtaatttttgatgaactagcgactgtgacacatttcagaggcattgcagctctcttatgttggaattttgagggtcctcatcaaaattctgcccaagtttggtagatgatttttAACTGTTTGCGGATGGCGGACCCTGCTGAGTCTtcttcaaaattttgagaatccttctcaaaattctgccccagttcttgacTGATTACTAACTTCCTGGCATGTGATGACGCTGgatggacttgctccggaattttgaggaccctcctcaaaattctgccccagtttctgattttggggagaaataaaaattatattatgatatgtccgaacccataaggctgcctatgtatcccctcttaaacgggaatcaggtcaagcgtagttcaattacatcagaaaagaaaaatgtgaaataatctaggcatagtatctcttgactgcgtcttaattgattggttttggccagatctctcaatccatctctgcaagtatgagtgctcctcctatcaggacctgtgaaccatgtacggaccttgccagttgggagagaatttccctttggcttcgttttgatgcgggaagatttcttcaataccagctgccttGGTGTAAACTGTCTTGGtgtgactcttttgttgaaagctctagacattttGTTCTGGTAAAGTTAGCCGTGACATATtgtgttcatcctctttccatcgataaaggccaattgttcatagcggctccttGTCCATTTCACATCGCTGAGTTTAgcttcctgtatgactcttaaagaaggaatctctacctcagctgggatgacagcctcgataccataaaccagcatatagggggttgccccggttgacgtgcgaactgtggtgcggtaccctaacagagcaaagggaaacttctcatgccactgcttgtgattctctaccattttccttagtatcttcttaatatttttgttggcagcttctacggctccattcatctgaggtctgtaggcggtgcaattcttgtgcttgattttgaaagtttcacatatagctttcattagatcactgttgaggttggcgtCATTTTCAGTAATAATGGACTTAGGAACTTCGAATTGGCatacaatacgatccttgacaaaatctgcaacGACTTTCTTAGTTtcagctttgtaagatgcggtttctacccattttgttaagtaatcaatggctaccagaataaaccggtGTCCGTtcgaagcagtgggctcaatcggaccgataacatccattccccaggcggcgaatggccaaggtgagcttgctgcattgagctcatttgcggcacttttatcatgtcggcatgcacttgacattgaaagcatttgcggacatactaaaaacaatccgtctccatggtcatccaaaagtaacctgctctgagtattttcttggccaagacaaaaccgttcatgtGTGGACCACAAgtcccagcatgcacatcctcaagtagcttagaagcttcctttgcattgacacaccttagtaaacccaaatccggagttcttctatacaagtttcctccgctgtggaagaagtgatttgacaatctctggagtgtgcgtttctgaatgtgatttgcatgctccgggtattctccttttgataagtactccttgatgtcatggaccCAAGGCTTTCTATCTGTTTCTTTGTAAGGCCTCGGAAaatttttgctaagtaatttaggatttcgagGTGCCATGttggctaattataatattttatgtgctattaacatgatggatatcaattggctATGATAATAAGTATATGAGGCACATTATAAGTCatatggggtctaaggagagtCATAAGTCTAATCAAGTTGGAAGATTACATGATAAGTCTAATGTTACAAATGTATACGCACCAGGCCAAATTTTGgacaagcatatatacatatacctAAGGAGTTATGGGATGTACAacttatcaaatgaaagatcttcaagTCTAATTTttaatgcttcaaaccgttcgaCATTCGGACACTGCtaccagaagttatgaccaaattaccaaaagcagcGCATAATTTTACACTACCGCGGCGCACCATGCAGTGCGCCTGTGGGGAGGTACAGAGAGCATTCAAAAACGTTTTCTGAGCACATTTTTCACAACCGCGGTGCCCCATGCGCGCCGGCTATGCAAAAAATTGGGCTTTTGTTATAAAACGACCTCATTTTGCTAAATGAATTCAATGGGTCATTTCTTTTTAGCTAAAACcggatatttttagagtgagagagtgccctagtgTGGGAAAGTGTTCCTCatcaatttttcttcaattcttgctcaaatcttgaaagattaacaaggaaaaacacactaggtcttcatctttgaggtaagattctacaccctaacccttaatttcgaattttagctAAAGATGGGTATTTATCAAGAAAgtttgtgggtattggagttgttatcttgcttgcatgtgttgtcaaagggtgtaggaacattgttgagctaaaaatggtaaagtatgggttgtgggttgatgaaatcctctataaaaggaccataaag
Above is a window of Nicotiana tabacum cultivar K326 chromosome 8, ASM71507v2, whole genome shotgun sequence DNA encoding:
- the LOC142163170 gene encoding uncharacterized protein LOC142163170; translated protein: MQQASIESSVSFAMEIMRPKMQAEMDRKLQEEREQMAAQLQRNMELELQRKLAEEREQSSVEVDKRIHLEVDKRMHEQFASLMTRMLEQRNPITGEIDTPDKVWEIQHTRKDDRGELVWVDPQSQQIHGQLQEVVTQQQSEEIEHPMTRDEILSTVLGERTGYVHGKGYGKKPPKKSNMQQASVESSVSFAMEIMRPKMQAEMDRKLQEEREQMAAQLQRNMELELQRKLAEEREKSSVEVDKRIHLEVDKRMHEQFASLMTRMLQQVLAPLLLNNSSSFSAFLLPSFGTILLSLAPYLLVNFSFFNFYPLDNRLLSCFLFM